The Bacillota bacterium LX-D genome has a window encoding:
- a CDS encoding RnfABCDGE type electron transport complex subunit G — MSDAHAEKNDSIVKIAFNLIMACFVSGAIIAGTYAFTNPIAVQKQIEAKNKAMQELVKDAETFKPVDGKKDWYAAIKGGKEIAYVVPGESKGYGGAIQMLVAVTADGKVIDYSVLKMNETPGLGDKGAKEPFKTQFIGKTAEQLEVTKDPGNKENIQALTGATITSKAVTKGVREAVEEVTEFTGVK; from the coding sequence ATGTCTGATGCACATGCTGAAAAAAACGACAGCATCGTAAAGATTGCATTTAACCTTATTATGGCTTGCTTCGTATCAGGTGCGATTATTGCTGGAACCTATGCTTTTACAAATCCTATTGCAGTACAAAAGCAAATTGAGGCAAAGAATAAAGCCATGCAGGAATTGGTTAAAGATGCTGAAACTTTTAAACCCGTTGATGGTAAGAAAGATTGGTATGCTGCTATCAAAGGTGGAAAAGAAATTGCCTACGTTGTACCTGGCGAAAGCAAAGGTTATGGCGGAGCTATTCAAATGTTAGTGGCAGTTACCGCAGATGGTAAAGTTATTGACTATAGTGTTTTGAAGATGAATGAAACCCCAGGCTTGGGTGATAAGGGTGCCAAGGAACCATTTAAAACTCAGTTTATAGGAAAAACGGCAGAACAATTAGAAGTTACAAAAGACCCGGGAAATAAGGAAAATATTCAAGCTTTAACTGGGGCCACCATTACTTCCAAAGCTGTAACTAAAGGTGTTCGTGAGGCTGTGGAAGAAGTAACGGAATTTACGGGGGTGAAATAA
- a CDS encoding radical SAM protein, giving the protein MHEQCHRQIKYLRIAVNSQENYDQKEILIVEEIVQIVNALVPFGITKVRLTGAEPLDRPGIVNLVKELVDISQIEEVSLTTNGLLLTKYARRLRRAGLKRVNINLSTIDPLNYKKGKKIDYAKVDIGIFAGWAFRLDPVKLNVNVNREITWQEICDLVDLSVEIPVHVRFIEQYRDENNQSPQHKYFTVSKIKKVIEDHYGLHPVTGITGNGPAVYYQVKGARGTIGFIAEQSSFCSTCSRMVLTPDGKLKPCLIKGPEFDLKSVLRQGSTNKEKVLQELIEKALLYKAQEAAK; this is encoded by the coding sequence TTGCACGAACAGTGCCACCGTCAAATAAAATATTTGAGGATAGCAGTAAACAGTCAAGAAAATTATGACCAAAAGGAAATATTAATAGTTGAGGAAATCGTCCAAATTGTTAATGCTTTAGTTCCCTTTGGCATTACCAAAGTCAGGCTGACAGGTGCAGAACCTCTTGATCGGCCTGGCATAGTTAATCTTGTTAAGGAATTAGTGGATATTTCGCAAATTGAGGAAGTCTCGTTGACCACAAACGGTTTGTTGTTAACCAAATATGCAAGACGGCTTAGAAGAGCTGGATTAAAAAGAGTGAATATAAATTTAAGCACCATTGATCCTTTAAATTACAAAAAGGGAAAAAAGATAGATTATGCTAAAGTTGATATTGGAATTTTTGCTGGTTGGGCTTTTAGATTAGACCCAGTTAAATTAAATGTCAACGTAAATAGGGAAATTACTTGGCAGGAAATTTGTGATTTAGTCGATCTTTCAGTAGAAATACCTGTGCATGTCAGATTTATTGAGCAGTATAGGGATGAAAACAATCAAAGTCCACAACATAAATATTTCACAGTATCAAAGATTAAAAAAGTTATTGAAGACCATTACGGGCTGCACCCCGTTACCGGGATAACTGGCAATGGGCCGGCAGTTTACTATCAAGTTAAGGGAGCTAGGGGAACAATAGGTTTTATTGCAGAACAAAGTAGTTTTTGCAGTACTTGCAGCCGGATGGTGCTAACCCCAGATGGTAAGCTTAAACCTTGCCTAATTAAAGGGCCTGAATTTGATTTAAAAAGCGTCCTTCGTCAAGGTTCTACTAACAAAGAA
- a CDS encoding RnfABCDGE type electron transport complex subunit A, which yields MGEYFTLFMGAVLVNNYVLTRFLGLCIFFGISKNFSASVGMGMAVTCVMTLSSILGWVVYNYVLVPLQLQFLTTVVFVILIASFVQLLEMVIKKYAPTLYSMWGIYLMLIATNCIVLAIPLLNAESNYSFLKSIVNALGSGLGFALAIILMSSLREKLQYADVPKPLQGLGIAFVLAGLLALSFLGFSGMIPA from the coding sequence GTGGGTGAATATTTTACCCTGTTTATGGGAGCAGTGCTTGTTAATAACTACGTTTTAACAAGATTCTTAGGTTTATGTATTTTCTTTGGTATTTCCAAAAACTTTAGTGCTTCTGTTGGCATGGGTATGGCCGTAACTTGTGTTATGACCTTAAGCTCAATTTTAGGCTGGGTCGTGTATAATTATGTCTTAGTACCACTGCAGCTACAATTTTTAACTACTGTTGTTTTTGTTATCTTGATTGCTAGCTTTGTGCAGCTGTTGGAAATGGTTATTAAAAAATATGCTCCCACCTTATACAGTATGTGGGGTATATACCTAATGTTAATTGCTACTAACTGCATTGTTTTGGCGATTCCTTTATTGAATGCTGAATCAAATTACAGTTTCCTAAAAAGTATTGTAAATGCTCTTGGTTCAGGTTTAGGTTTCGCCTTAGCTATTATTTTAATGTCTAGCCTCCGGGAAAAATTACAATATGCAGATGTTCCGAAACCATTGCAGGGACTTGGCATCGCTTTTGTTCTAGCAGGTTTATTAGCGTTGTCCTTCCTTGGTTTTTCCGGCATGATTCCGGCATAA
- the rsxE gene encoding electron transport complex subunit RsxE, whose translation MSEKQSLWSIFKNGLFESNPIFVLALSLCPALAVTSDLISAMGMGFTVMFVITANNTVISIVRKLVNPKVRLPVYITSIATIVTLAQLLLSAFAPEIYKALSIYLALVVVFAIILARAEVFATKNPVIPSFFDGFGMGWGFLGAMVLIAVIRELFGNGTLAGIHILGSWYNPALIMILPPGGFITIGLLIGLFNLIGQRRAKSS comes from the coding sequence ATGAGTGAAAAACAATCCTTATGGTCCATATTTAAAAATGGTTTGTTTGAGTCCAACCCAATTTTCGTGCTTGCTCTGAGCCTTTGCCCCGCATTAGCTGTTACCTCAGATTTAATTAGTGCCATGGGTATGGGTTTTACAGTAATGTTCGTTATCACGGCAAATAATACGGTTATTTCAATTGTTCGTAAACTGGTGAATCCTAAAGTTAGGCTTCCGGTTTATATTACATCAATTGCGACAATTGTTACTTTAGCACAATTGTTATTATCAGCTTTTGCTCCTGAAATTTATAAAGCATTAAGTATTTATTTAGCATTAGTTGTTGTGTTTGCGATTATTTTGGCTCGTGCAGAAGTTTTTGCAACGAAGAATCCCGTTATACCTTCCTTCTTTGATGGATTTGGTATGGGCTGGGGATTTTTAGGAGCTATGGTTTTAATTGCGGTAATTCGTGAACTATTTGGAAACGGTACTCTAGCTGGTATTCATATTTTGGGATCTTGGTATAATCCTGCCTTAATTATGATTTTGCCGCCTGGAGGATTTATTACTATCGGTTTATTAATTGGATTGTTTAATCTTATTGGCCAACGTCGGGCCAAATCCTCGTAG
- a CDS encoding patatin-like phospholipase family protein, whose amino-acid sequence MKVGIALGGGGLRGFAHIGVLEVLLANGIEPDIVAGTSAGSIVGSLFASGVQPKQIINFLTMFSKLNFFNLEKNLEAWPGRSFGRERISLLPKGLVSTKHLEDGLQKLLGQKNFDQLDYPLAVVASDLNSGNTVIYTTHNQRGHDFGIDSAVVETGVLVKDAVAASCAIPGIFTPKVIGTRTLVDGGLVDNVPADILRAMGADMVIAIEIGFAVEQERPINNMLDVLLQSYDIMGHRLVEATLPQYADVIIKPTISHVSLTDMEKVPGIIEAGRRAANAKIKEIKRLLKFTY is encoded by the coding sequence ATGAAAGTTGGTATTGCATTAGGGGGAGGCGGCCTACGGGGTTTTGCCCATATCGGCGTTTTAGAAGTACTTTTAGCTAATGGAATTGAGCCAGACATTGTAGCTGGAACTAGTGCCGGCAGTATTGTAGGCAGTTTATTTGCCTCCGGGGTTCAACCTAAACAAATAATTAATTTTTTAACTATGTTTTCAAAACTTAATTTCTTTAATTTAGAAAAAAATTTGGAAGCTTGGCCAGGTAGAAGTTTTGGTCGTGAACGAATTTCCTTGCTGCCTAAAGGGCTAGTAAGTACAAAGCACTTAGAAGATGGTCTGCAGAAACTTCTTGGTCAAAAAAATTTTGACCAGTTGGATTATCCCTTAGCCGTTGTGGCTTCAGATTTAAATAGTGGTAATACAGTTATTTATACAACACACAATCAAAGGGGCCACGATTTTGGGATAGATTCGGCGGTTGTGGAAACTGGGGTTTTAGTTAAAGATGCTGTTGCAGCAAGTTGTGCTATCCCAGGTATTTTCACGCCAAAGGTAATAGGTACAAGGACATTAGTAGATGGAGGTTTAGTTGATAATGTACCTGCAGATATTCTGCGAGCTATGGGCGCAGACATGGTAATTGCAATTGAAATAGGATTTGCAGTAGAACAGGAAAGGCCTATTAATAATATGTTAGATGTGCTTTTGCAAAGCTACGATATTATGGGACATCGTTTAGTAGAAGCAACGCTGCCCCAATATGCCGATGTAATCATTAAACCTACAATAAGTCATGTATCTTTAACAGATATGGAAAAAGTGCCGGGGATTATAGAAGCCGGACGAAGAGCAGCCAATGCAAAGATTAAAGAAATTAAGAGGTTGCTTAAATTTACTTATTAA
- a CDS encoding Fe-S cluster domain-containing protein: protein MGTSVLILVVMISVGVFFGFVLAFANKKFAIEMNPLIHVVEDALPKGQCGACGFAGCMQYAEAVVMNPDVPPNLCIPGKEAVAKIVADLTGKTAEAVEPRIAQVRCAGSNSKAVKNYNYEGVQDCVAASLMLGGQKTCQYGCLGLGTCVGNCPFGAMTMSPDGLPVIDPAKCTGCGKCETVCPKNVISMMTLGAHVRVNCNSKDKGTVAKKACSAACIGCSRCAKDCPYGAIKVENFLAAVDYHICMEKCDNAVCIAKCPTGAIRPAVLGIVPGTETQESADAICHVCAEAEAKPAKPAKEHV, encoded by the coding sequence ATGGGTACTTCAGTGTTGATTCTAGTCGTAATGATCTCAGTTGGGGTATTTTTTGGCTTTGTTTTAGCATTTGCGAATAAAAAGTTTGCTATTGAAATGAACCCTTTGATTCATGTAGTAGAAGATGCCTTGCCGAAAGGTCAGTGTGGTGCCTGCGGATTTGCTGGTTGTATGCAGTACGCCGAAGCAGTTGTCATGAATCCAGATGTACCGCCTAACCTTTGTATTCCTGGTAAAGAAGCAGTTGCTAAAATTGTAGCGGACTTAACGGGTAAAACTGCTGAAGCTGTTGAGCCAAGAATTGCTCAAGTTAGATGTGCCGGTTCAAATAGTAAGGCTGTTAAAAATTATAACTACGAAGGTGTACAAGATTGCGTTGCTGCCAGCTTAATGCTGGGGGGACAAAAAACTTGTCAATATGGTTGCCTAGGTTTAGGCACCTGTGTAGGCAATTGTCCTTTCGGCGCAATGACTATGAGCCCTGATGGGTTACCTGTTATTGATCCTGCAAAATGTACTGGCTGCGGTAAATGTGAAACTGTATGTCCGAAAAATGTTATTTCCATGATGACCTTAGGAGCTCATGTCCGTGTGAACTGTAATTCTAAGGATAAAGGTACTGTTGCTAAGAAAGCTTGCAGCGCAGCTTGTATCGGCTGTTCTCGCTGTGCTAAAGACTGTCCTTATGGAGCTATTAAAGTTGAGAATTTCTTAGCTGCTGTTGATTATCATATTTGTATGGAGAAATGTGATAACGCTGTATGTATTGCTAAATGTCCTACAGGAGCTATTCGCCCTGCAGTGCTGGGCATCGTTCCAGGTACGGAAACTCAAGAAAGTGCAGATGCTATTTGCCATGTTTGCGCAGAAGCTGAAGCAAAACCTGCGAAACCAGCAAAAGAACATGTTTAA
- a CDS encoding RnfABCDGE type electron transport complex subunit D — protein sequence MNGQTSLGGNLLTVSPSPHIRSQESIPKIMWNVNLAVAPAALFGIFYFGLPALVTVLVSIASAVLTEFIIQKWQKKEVTINDGSACLTGLLLAMCLPPAIPFYMTALGAAFAIAIAKHTMGGLGFNIFNPAHIGRAALMASWPVAMTTWTVNPLSKVDALTTATPLNILKQHGYDQLIQVFGSQPELYKALFLGTRNGSLGETSTILLVLGGIYLIYKGYIKWQVPVCMIGTVGILTWAFGGANGLFTGDPIFHMMAGGLVIGAFFMATDMVTVPITTKGQIIFAVGAGTITTLIRLLGGYPEGVCYSILLMNCVTPLIDRFIKPARFGARG from the coding sequence ATGAATGGACAAACAAGTTTGGGAGGAAATCTTTTAACTGTTTCACCATCACCACATATTCGTTCTCAGGAATCTATCCCTAAAATTATGTGGAATGTTAACCTAGCCGTTGCCCCAGCAGCCCTATTTGGGATATTCTATTTTGGATTACCTGCATTAGTTACAGTTCTAGTGAGTATTGCATCTGCTGTGTTAACTGAATTTATAATTCAAAAATGGCAGAAAAAAGAAGTTACTATTAATGATGGAAGTGCTTGCTTAACCGGTTTGTTGTTAGCAATGTGTCTGCCCCCGGCTATTCCATTTTATATGACAGCACTTGGTGCTGCTTTTGCCATTGCCATAGCGAAGCATACTATGGGTGGATTGGGCTTTAATATCTTTAACCCAGCACATATTGGCAGGGCAGCCTTAATGGCATCCTGGCCTGTAGCTATGACAACTTGGACAGTAAATCCATTAAGTAAAGTTGATGCTTTAACAACAGCTACACCATTAAACATTTTAAAACAACATGGCTACGATCAGTTAATCCAAGTTTTTGGCAGCCAACCTGAATTGTATAAAGCTCTGTTTTTAGGTACTCGTAACGGTAGTTTAGGTGAAACTTCAACTATTTTATTAGTTCTAGGCGGAATTTATCTAATTTACAAAGGCTATATCAAATGGCAAGTTCCTGTTTGTATGATTGGTACAGTAGGGATCTTAACCTGGGCCTTTGGTGGTGCCAATGGCCTCTTTACCGGTGACCCGATTTTCCATATGATGGCTGGTGGTTTAGTTATCGGTGCTTTCTTTATGGCAACTGATATGGTTACTGTTCCGATCACAACTAAAGGTCAGATTATTTTTGCAGTGGGCGCTGGTACTATTACAACTCTAATTAGACTTTTAGGCGGTTATCCGGAAGGTGTTTGTTACTCCATTCTCTTAATGAACTGTGTAACACCTCTTATTGACCGCTTTATCAAACCTGCAAGATTTGGGGCAAGGGGGTAG